One stretch of Macrotis lagotis isolate mMagLag1 chromosome 7, bilby.v1.9.chrom.fasta, whole genome shotgun sequence DNA includes these proteins:
- the LOC141492804 gene encoding rho guanine nucleotide exchange factor 5-like isoform X2 gives MEAEGPPRRASTPTSAVEELHNFPASLMKNSCIPHSEPEAAETEYPAWESPEDDVFGVQQRDLTNPSTTEETLSPPSLEYSPSLDSDSGDAVFAELRVQRLSGLASQGFQERHASFVNTKTSVCTTLVASLNTGPIPNQISSKFGVEYCPELPNSLKEIEKSEASEVVKKEIFPPSSTEVRPYSPSEEPNNLIFNAQNRVAWQEGEPLTQERKENGGQEGLLCQRQEEIRDSRKQEKQEQRDLENQGELERTDGLSGKQELRVETYIQKQIGEHGQEDIEGQVDLVLQKQREEKTFASEVEDNNRHERYPGDKYVEHSHGKGGEERTQGNGLVEDQGKADSYDKNQKLDGKQGKIIDESKVKQGTIEEQWKQEEGGKEEQENVTGKRLEMEGMVRQNENEEIRKHHGSFPVMQIVPGSDISWDSFPGDPVSTVIRSEIQEGIKTESFSQLTMYSSCLDSVLRPGQESSESQSISPHSLFENDSEKEEEQNNGEEEYDLGDGAIPGLGKKPTPPEPIAIAPRTEISTPFSSTKVDPNSTISSSCPSTFFPIRDSSLPYDLPEFSRSFSIDKEFSFHYLDPTAASNIIHIPFPEEAPLVPHANSDWANIGNLPKSYEGTIQYHESNPAPSSYGGGQPQYLAQIPASLHHSDMSQRCSESAIHSVEISGRKGEAKLEPSPDPSSLSHLQGFTPNREKPGTTHRQMETSISGGLIHGSPPSSSMVKHELLPPLPLREQHSHSPLAVLCDRKPPAPKRHSHPPTFDLASVLPSSPEGPSLPVKTRQNRPLPSPPVTDTSHHTQNSRLRYNKPLPPTPTTFPPHHTLTSTTLSKKNKPLPPLPILEPDTKPPPLPPKAKWRSNSTPGTIVNVGDQLRSKSGSSKMPGGNWEVPSPLSAGRTSWPPTTDRSTDSLTSPGRKSEMSLPLAFSNMINLLSLSPSSPTPSMTQDPVPHHSTLERVQNEHGQSEGIETLIRRTLSRGTFQGDGNASRRSHRGHGRSSGKTKHPPLEKASSWPHRKDPGKFLKVSDEHSESPTEGQNKSKGWNRQGLRRPSVFPGDPLDGEAPLMEKHSCHPDTIVFREKKPREVMGSVARRCSKFINSSHLLYQEYSDVALNKEIQSQQRLDSLSEGSSPASPRQPRKSPLTSDSYLQRLSIASSASLWQDIPRVRNSTILHSMTHENQKLQEAKFELIMSEASYLRSLNVAVDHFQLSTQLRGTLSNQEHQWLFSRLQDVRDVSTTFLSDLEENFEHNIFGFHVCDVVLNHEPAFRRVYLPYVTNQTYQERTFQSLLNTNNNFREVLEKLESDPICQRLSLKSFLILPFQRITRLKLLLQNILKRTQPGSPEEAEATEAHHVLEELIRDCNNNVQRMRWTEELIYLSQKIEFECKIFPLISQSRWLVKSGELTALESSVAPGLRRKLATRPVHLHLFNDCLLLSRPREGNRFLVFDHAPFSSIRGEKCEMKLHGPHKNLFRLFLRHNTQGNQAEFLFRTETQSEKLRWLSALAPPREELDLLECHDSQQVQCLRSYKPRENDELALEKADVVMVTQQSSDGWLEGMRLSDGERGWFPLLYVEYITNTDVRKRNLSEARRVKTAKLQLVGRQR, from the exons ATGGAGGCTGAAGGGCCTCCTCGTAGAGCTTCTACCCCAACTTCTGCTGTGGAGGAACTCCACAACTTTCCAGCATCCCTCATGAAGAATAGTTGTATCCCTCATTCAGAGCCTGAAGCAGCAGAGACTGAGTACCCTGCCTGGGAGAGCCCTGAGGATGATGTCTTTGGAGTTCAACAGAGAGATCTAACCAATCCAAGCACAACTGAAGAGACACTATCCCCTCCATCCCTAGAATATTCTCCATCTTTGGATTCTGACTCTGGAGATGCTGTGTTTGCAGAGTTAAGAGTTCAGAGACTTTCAGGGCTAGCATCACAGGGCTTCCAAGAAAGACATGCATCTTTTGTTAACACAAAGACCTCTGTCTGCACTACCTTGGTTGCTAGCCTGAATACTGGCCCTATCCCCAATCAAATAAGTAGCAAGTTTGGGGTAGAATATTGTCCAGAGCTCCCTAATTCtctgaaggaaatagaaaagtcaGAAGCCAGTGAGGTagtgaaaaaagaaatctttcctccctcctccactGAAGTTAGGCCCTATTCTCCTTCAGAAGAACCCAACAATCTGATCTTTAATGCACAAAATAGAGTTGCCTGGCAAGAGGGGGAGCCCCTGActcaagaaaggaaggaaaatggcgGGCAAGAAGGGCTCTTATGTCAGAGACAAGAGGAGATCAGGGATTCAAGAAAACAGGAGAAACAGGAACAGAGGGACCTAGAAAATCAGGGGGAACTGGAGAGGACTGATGGACTTTCAGGAAAGCAGGAACTGAGGGTGGAAACATATATCCAAAAACAAATTGGAGAACATGGACAGGAAGATATAGAAGGACAGGTTGATTTGGTTCtacaaaaacaaagagaagaaaagacattTGCTAGTGAGGTTGAAGATAATAATCGACATGAAAGGTACCCAGGAGATAAGTATGTGGAGCACAGTcatgggaaaggaggagaggaaagaactCAAGGAAATGGGCTGGTTGAGGATCAGGGAAAGGCAGATAGTTATGATAAGAACCAAAAGTTAGATGGGAAACAGGGGAAGATAATAGATGAAAGTAAGGTAAAACAAGGAACTATAGAGGAGCAGTGGAAGCAAGAGGAGGGAGGTAAAGAAGAACAGGAGAATGTGACTGGAAAAAGGTTGGAGATGGAGGGAATGGTAAGGCAAAATGAGAATGAGGAGATCAGAAAACATCACGGTTCCTTCCCAGTGATGCAAATTGTCCCAGGTTCTGATATTTCATGGGACTCTTTCCCAGGAGACCCTGTTTCCACTGTCATAAGATCTGAGATTCAGGAAGGGATAAAAACTGAGTCTTTTAGTCAGCTCACCATGTACTCTTCCTGCCTAGACTCTGTTCTGAGACCTGGACAGGAGTCATCAGAATCTCAATCCATTTCTCCCCACagtctctttgaaaatgattctgagaaagaaGAAGAGCAAAATAATGGGGAAGAAGAGTATGATCTAGGGGATGGAGCAATTCCTGGTTTGGGGAAGAAACCAACACCTCCAGAACCAATTGCTATAGCTCCTAGGACAGAAATCTCAACTCCTTTCAGTTCGACCAAAGTAGATCCCAATTCAACCATTTCATCTTCCTGCCCCTCTACCTTCTTTCCTATAAGAGATTCTTCACTCCCATATGATTTACCAGAGTTCTCTAGATCATTTTCCATTGACAAAGAATTCTCTTTTCACTACTTGGACCCTACTGCTGCCTCGAACATTATCCACATACCCTTTCCTGAAGAAGCTCCCCTGGTACCACATGCCAATTCTGATTGGGCCAACATCGGAAACCTCCCCAAATCCTATGAGGGAACTATCCAGTACCATGAGAGTAATCCTGCTCCAAGCTCCTATGGGGGAGGGCAGCCTCAGTATCTGGCCCAGATTCCAGCTTCCTTGCATCACTCAGACATGTCTCAGAGGTGCTCTGAGTCTGCCATTCACAGTGTGGAAATCtcaggaaggaagggggaggctAAGTTAGAGCCCTCTCCTGACCCTTCCTCCTTGAGCCATCTTCAAGGATTCACCCCAAATAGAGAGAAGCCTGGTACCACCCATAGACAAATGGAAACTTCCATCTCAGGGGGACTTATCCATGGTTCCCCTCCTTCCTCATCCATGGTAAAACATGAACTGCTGCCACCCCTCCCACTACGGGAACAGCATAGTCATTCTCCCCTGGCGGTGCTATGTGACAGGAAACCTCCTGCTCCAAAACGACATAGCCATCCTCCTACCTTTGACTTAGCTTCAGTACTACCCAGCTCCCCTGAAGGACCTTCTCTACCTGTAAAGACAAGACAGAACCGACCTCTGCCTTCTcctccagtcacagacacttccCACCATACTCAGAATTCAAGGCTGAGGTACAATAAGCCActaccccccaccccaaccaCTTTCCCACCCCACCATACTCTCACCTCTACCACGCTaagtaagaaaaacaaacctcttcctcctcttcccattTTGGAACCTGACACCAAGCCACCTCCACTACCTCCAAAGGCTAAGTGGAGAAGCAACAGTACTCCTGGGACAATTGTGAATGTAGGAGATCAATTGAGGTCAAAATCTGGCTCCTCCAAAATGCCTGGAGGGAACTGGGAagtcccttctcctctctctgcTGGACGTACCTCCTGGCCTCCAACTACAGATAGGTCGACAGATTCCTTGACCTCTCCTGGCAGGAAAAGTGAGATGTCTCTGCCTCTGGCTTTCAGTAACATGATCAACCTCCTTAGTCTGAGTCCTTCTTCCCCAACCCCTTCCATGACCCAGGACCCAGTACCACACCATTCTACCCTGGAAAGAGTTCAGAATGAACATGGGCAATCAGAAGGGATTGAAACCCTCATCAGGAGGACTTTGAGCAGAGGAACTTTTCAGGGAGATGGCAATGCATCCCGGAGATCACATCGAGGCCATGGGCGGTCATCAGGGAAAACTAAACATCCACCTTTGGAGAAAGCATCCAGTTGGCCCCACAGGAAAGATCCTGGGAAATTTTTGAAAGTAAGTGATGAGCACTCGGAGAGCCCTACTGAGGGACAGAACAAATCCAAGGGATGGAACCGGCAAGGCCTGCGCAGACCATCTGTCTTCCCTGGTGATCCCCTAG aTGGAGAAGCCCCGCTCATGGAAAAACATTCCTGTCACCCAGACACAATTGTTTTTCG AGAGAAGAAACCAAGGGAAGTGATGGGTAGTGTCGCCAGGCGCTGTTCCAAGTTCATCAATTCCT CCCACCTGCTTTACCAGGAATATAGTGATGTGGCTCTAAACAAAGAGATACAAAGCCAACAGAGGCTAGACAGTCTGAGTGAAGGCTCTAGTCCAGCTTCACCTCGCCAACCCCGAAAGTCTCCACTTACCTCAGACTCTTATCTTCAGCGCCTTTCCATTGCTTCTAGTGCCTCTTTATGGCAGGACATCCCCCGAGTGCGCAACAGCACTATACTGCATTCTATGACTCATGAGAACCAAAAACTTCAGGAG gccaaatttgaacttattaTGTCAGAAGCTTCCTACCTGCGAAGTCTTAATGTGGCTGTAGACCATTTCCAGCTCTCAACCCAGCTTCGGGGTACCCTGTCTAACCAGGAACACCAGTGGCTTTTCTCTCGTCTACAAGATGTGCGGGATGTCAGCACCAC GTTTCTCTCAGATTTGGAAGAGAACTTCGAGCACAACATCTTTGGCTTCCATGTTTGTGATGTAGTCCTGAACCATGAACCTGCCTTCCGGCGTGTCTACCTACCTTATGTCACCAACCAGACTTACCAGGAGCGCACTTTCCAAAGCCTGCT GAATACCAACAACAATTTCCGGGAAGTTCTAGAAAAGCTAGAAAGCGACCCTATCTGCCAGCGTCTTTCCTTAAAGTCTTTTCTGATACTGCCCTTCCAGCGTATCACCCGCCTCAAACTACTGCTCCAG AATATTCTTAAGAGGACACAGCCTGGCTCTCCAGAAGAAGCAGAGGCCACAGAAGCACACCATGTCTTGGAAGAG CTCATCAGAGACTGCAATAACAATGTCCAGAGAATGCGATGGACAGAGGAACTGATCTATCTAAGTCAGAAGATTGAATTTGAGTGCAAA ATTTTCCCACTGATCTCACAGTCACGATGGTTGGTGAAGAGTGGGGAGCTAACTGCCCTTGAGTCCAGTGTAGCACCTGGACTACGGAGGAAACTGGCTACTCGACCTGTCCACTTGCATCTCTTCAATGACTGCCTGTTGTTATCACGACCTCGAGA GGGTAACCGCTTCCTGGTATTTGATCATGCCCCCTTTTCATCTATTCGGGGGGAGAAGTGTGAAATGAAGCTGCATGGACCACACAAGAACCTCTTCCGCCTCTTTCTCCGTCACAACACACAGGGAAACCAGGCCGAGTTCCTCTTTCGTACAGAGACTCA gagtGAAAAGCTTCGCTGGCTCTCAGCTTTGGCTCCTCCAAGAGAGGAGTTGGACCTCTTGGAATGTCATG ACTCCCAACAGGTTCAGTGTCTACGTTCCTATAAACCTCGAGAGAATGATGAGTTGGCACTGGAGAAAGCAGATGTGGTGATGGTGACTCAGCAGAGCAGTGATG GTTGGCTGGAGGGTATGAGACTGTCAGATGGGGAGAGGGGCTGGTTCCCTTTGTTATATGTGGAGTACATCACCAACACTGATGTTCGAAAGCGGAATCTTTCAGAAGCACGTAGAGTCAAGACTGCCAAACTACAGTTGGTCGGACGCCAAAGATAA
- the LOC141492804 gene encoding rho guanine nucleotide exchange factor 5-like isoform X1, producing the protein MKVNSGQESALMEAEGPPRRASTPTSAVEELHNFPASLMKNSCIPHSEPEAAETEYPAWESPEDDVFGVQQRDLTNPSTTEETLSPPSLEYSPSLDSDSGDAVFAELRVQRLSGLASQGFQERHASFVNTKTSVCTTLVASLNTGPIPNQISSKFGVEYCPELPNSLKEIEKSEASEVVKKEIFPPSSTEVRPYSPSEEPNNLIFNAQNRVAWQEGEPLTQERKENGGQEGLLCQRQEEIRDSRKQEKQEQRDLENQGELERTDGLSGKQELRVETYIQKQIGEHGQEDIEGQVDLVLQKQREEKTFASEVEDNNRHERYPGDKYVEHSHGKGGEERTQGNGLVEDQGKADSYDKNQKLDGKQGKIIDESKVKQGTIEEQWKQEEGGKEEQENVTGKRLEMEGMVRQNENEEIRKHHGSFPVMQIVPGSDISWDSFPGDPVSTVIRSEIQEGIKTESFSQLTMYSSCLDSVLRPGQESSESQSISPHSLFENDSEKEEEQNNGEEEYDLGDGAIPGLGKKPTPPEPIAIAPRTEISTPFSSTKVDPNSTISSSCPSTFFPIRDSSLPYDLPEFSRSFSIDKEFSFHYLDPTAASNIIHIPFPEEAPLVPHANSDWANIGNLPKSYEGTIQYHESNPAPSSYGGGQPQYLAQIPASLHHSDMSQRCSESAIHSVEISGRKGEAKLEPSPDPSSLSHLQGFTPNREKPGTTHRQMETSISGGLIHGSPPSSSMVKHELLPPLPLREQHSHSPLAVLCDRKPPAPKRHSHPPTFDLASVLPSSPEGPSLPVKTRQNRPLPSPPVTDTSHHTQNSRLRYNKPLPPTPTTFPPHHTLTSTTLSKKNKPLPPLPILEPDTKPPPLPPKAKWRSNSTPGTIVNVGDQLRSKSGSSKMPGGNWEVPSPLSAGRTSWPPTTDRSTDSLTSPGRKSEMSLPLAFSNMINLLSLSPSSPTPSMTQDPVPHHSTLERVQNEHGQSEGIETLIRRTLSRGTFQGDGNASRRSHRGHGRSSGKTKHPPLEKASSWPHRKDPGKFLKVSDEHSESPTEGQNKSKGWNRQGLRRPSVFPGDPLDGEAPLMEKHSCHPDTIVFREKKPREVMGSVARRCSKFINSSHLLYQEYSDVALNKEIQSQQRLDSLSEGSSPASPRQPRKSPLTSDSYLQRLSIASSASLWQDIPRVRNSTILHSMTHENQKLQEAKFELIMSEASYLRSLNVAVDHFQLSTQLRGTLSNQEHQWLFSRLQDVRDVSTTFLSDLEENFEHNIFGFHVCDVVLNHEPAFRRVYLPYVTNQTYQERTFQSLLNTNNNFREVLEKLESDPICQRLSLKSFLILPFQRITRLKLLLQNILKRTQPGSPEEAEATEAHHVLEELIRDCNNNVQRMRWTEELIYLSQKIEFECKIFPLISQSRWLVKSGELTALESSVAPGLRRKLATRPVHLHLFNDCLLLSRPREGNRFLVFDHAPFSSIRGEKCEMKLHGPHKNLFRLFLRHNTQGNQAEFLFRTETQSEKLRWLSALAPPREELDLLECHDSQQVQCLRSYKPRENDELALEKADVVMVTQQSSDGWLEGMRLSDGERGWFPLLYVEYITNTDVRKRNLSEARRVKTAKLQLVGRQR; encoded by the exons gaATCAGCCCTGATGGAGGCTGAAGGGCCTCCTCGTAGAGCTTCTACCCCAACTTCTGCTGTGGAGGAACTCCACAACTTTCCAGCATCCCTCATGAAGAATAGTTGTATCCCTCATTCAGAGCCTGAAGCAGCAGAGACTGAGTACCCTGCCTGGGAGAGCCCTGAGGATGATGTCTTTGGAGTTCAACAGAGAGATCTAACCAATCCAAGCACAACTGAAGAGACACTATCCCCTCCATCCCTAGAATATTCTCCATCTTTGGATTCTGACTCTGGAGATGCTGTGTTTGCAGAGTTAAGAGTTCAGAGACTTTCAGGGCTAGCATCACAGGGCTTCCAAGAAAGACATGCATCTTTTGTTAACACAAAGACCTCTGTCTGCACTACCTTGGTTGCTAGCCTGAATACTGGCCCTATCCCCAATCAAATAAGTAGCAAGTTTGGGGTAGAATATTGTCCAGAGCTCCCTAATTCtctgaaggaaatagaaaagtcaGAAGCCAGTGAGGTagtgaaaaaagaaatctttcctccctcctccactGAAGTTAGGCCCTATTCTCCTTCAGAAGAACCCAACAATCTGATCTTTAATGCACAAAATAGAGTTGCCTGGCAAGAGGGGGAGCCCCTGActcaagaaaggaaggaaaatggcgGGCAAGAAGGGCTCTTATGTCAGAGACAAGAGGAGATCAGGGATTCAAGAAAACAGGAGAAACAGGAACAGAGGGACCTAGAAAATCAGGGGGAACTGGAGAGGACTGATGGACTTTCAGGAAAGCAGGAACTGAGGGTGGAAACATATATCCAAAAACAAATTGGAGAACATGGACAGGAAGATATAGAAGGACAGGTTGATTTGGTTCtacaaaaacaaagagaagaaaagacattTGCTAGTGAGGTTGAAGATAATAATCGACATGAAAGGTACCCAGGAGATAAGTATGTGGAGCACAGTcatgggaaaggaggagaggaaagaactCAAGGAAATGGGCTGGTTGAGGATCAGGGAAAGGCAGATAGTTATGATAAGAACCAAAAGTTAGATGGGAAACAGGGGAAGATAATAGATGAAAGTAAGGTAAAACAAGGAACTATAGAGGAGCAGTGGAAGCAAGAGGAGGGAGGTAAAGAAGAACAGGAGAATGTGACTGGAAAAAGGTTGGAGATGGAGGGAATGGTAAGGCAAAATGAGAATGAGGAGATCAGAAAACATCACGGTTCCTTCCCAGTGATGCAAATTGTCCCAGGTTCTGATATTTCATGGGACTCTTTCCCAGGAGACCCTGTTTCCACTGTCATAAGATCTGAGATTCAGGAAGGGATAAAAACTGAGTCTTTTAGTCAGCTCACCATGTACTCTTCCTGCCTAGACTCTGTTCTGAGACCTGGACAGGAGTCATCAGAATCTCAATCCATTTCTCCCCACagtctctttgaaaatgattctgagaaagaaGAAGAGCAAAATAATGGGGAAGAAGAGTATGATCTAGGGGATGGAGCAATTCCTGGTTTGGGGAAGAAACCAACACCTCCAGAACCAATTGCTATAGCTCCTAGGACAGAAATCTCAACTCCTTTCAGTTCGACCAAAGTAGATCCCAATTCAACCATTTCATCTTCCTGCCCCTCTACCTTCTTTCCTATAAGAGATTCTTCACTCCCATATGATTTACCAGAGTTCTCTAGATCATTTTCCATTGACAAAGAATTCTCTTTTCACTACTTGGACCCTACTGCTGCCTCGAACATTATCCACATACCCTTTCCTGAAGAAGCTCCCCTGGTACCACATGCCAATTCTGATTGGGCCAACATCGGAAACCTCCCCAAATCCTATGAGGGAACTATCCAGTACCATGAGAGTAATCCTGCTCCAAGCTCCTATGGGGGAGGGCAGCCTCAGTATCTGGCCCAGATTCCAGCTTCCTTGCATCACTCAGACATGTCTCAGAGGTGCTCTGAGTCTGCCATTCACAGTGTGGAAATCtcaggaaggaagggggaggctAAGTTAGAGCCCTCTCCTGACCCTTCCTCCTTGAGCCATCTTCAAGGATTCACCCCAAATAGAGAGAAGCCTGGTACCACCCATAGACAAATGGAAACTTCCATCTCAGGGGGACTTATCCATGGTTCCCCTCCTTCCTCATCCATGGTAAAACATGAACTGCTGCCACCCCTCCCACTACGGGAACAGCATAGTCATTCTCCCCTGGCGGTGCTATGTGACAGGAAACCTCCTGCTCCAAAACGACATAGCCATCCTCCTACCTTTGACTTAGCTTCAGTACTACCCAGCTCCCCTGAAGGACCTTCTCTACCTGTAAAGACAAGACAGAACCGACCTCTGCCTTCTcctccagtcacagacacttccCACCATACTCAGAATTCAAGGCTGAGGTACAATAAGCCActaccccccaccccaaccaCTTTCCCACCCCACCATACTCTCACCTCTACCACGCTaagtaagaaaaacaaacctcttcctcctcttcccattTTGGAACCTGACACCAAGCCACCTCCACTACCTCCAAAGGCTAAGTGGAGAAGCAACAGTACTCCTGGGACAATTGTGAATGTAGGAGATCAATTGAGGTCAAAATCTGGCTCCTCCAAAATGCCTGGAGGGAACTGGGAagtcccttctcctctctctgcTGGACGTACCTCCTGGCCTCCAACTACAGATAGGTCGACAGATTCCTTGACCTCTCCTGGCAGGAAAAGTGAGATGTCTCTGCCTCTGGCTTTCAGTAACATGATCAACCTCCTTAGTCTGAGTCCTTCTTCCCCAACCCCTTCCATGACCCAGGACCCAGTACCACACCATTCTACCCTGGAAAGAGTTCAGAATGAACATGGGCAATCAGAAGGGATTGAAACCCTCATCAGGAGGACTTTGAGCAGAGGAACTTTTCAGGGAGATGGCAATGCATCCCGGAGATCACATCGAGGCCATGGGCGGTCATCAGGGAAAACTAAACATCCACCTTTGGAGAAAGCATCCAGTTGGCCCCACAGGAAAGATCCTGGGAAATTTTTGAAAGTAAGTGATGAGCACTCGGAGAGCCCTACTGAGGGACAGAACAAATCCAAGGGATGGAACCGGCAAGGCCTGCGCAGACCATCTGTCTTCCCTGGTGATCCCCTAG aTGGAGAAGCCCCGCTCATGGAAAAACATTCCTGTCACCCAGACACAATTGTTTTTCG AGAGAAGAAACCAAGGGAAGTGATGGGTAGTGTCGCCAGGCGCTGTTCCAAGTTCATCAATTCCT CCCACCTGCTTTACCAGGAATATAGTGATGTGGCTCTAAACAAAGAGATACAAAGCCAACAGAGGCTAGACAGTCTGAGTGAAGGCTCTAGTCCAGCTTCACCTCGCCAACCCCGAAAGTCTCCACTTACCTCAGACTCTTATCTTCAGCGCCTTTCCATTGCTTCTAGTGCCTCTTTATGGCAGGACATCCCCCGAGTGCGCAACAGCACTATACTGCATTCTATGACTCATGAGAACCAAAAACTTCAGGAG gccaaatttgaacttattaTGTCAGAAGCTTCCTACCTGCGAAGTCTTAATGTGGCTGTAGACCATTTCCAGCTCTCAACCCAGCTTCGGGGTACCCTGTCTAACCAGGAACACCAGTGGCTTTTCTCTCGTCTACAAGATGTGCGGGATGTCAGCACCAC GTTTCTCTCAGATTTGGAAGAGAACTTCGAGCACAACATCTTTGGCTTCCATGTTTGTGATGTAGTCCTGAACCATGAACCTGCCTTCCGGCGTGTCTACCTACCTTATGTCACCAACCAGACTTACCAGGAGCGCACTTTCCAAAGCCTGCT GAATACCAACAACAATTTCCGGGAAGTTCTAGAAAAGCTAGAAAGCGACCCTATCTGCCAGCGTCTTTCCTTAAAGTCTTTTCTGATACTGCCCTTCCAGCGTATCACCCGCCTCAAACTACTGCTCCAG AATATTCTTAAGAGGACACAGCCTGGCTCTCCAGAAGAAGCAGAGGCCACAGAAGCACACCATGTCTTGGAAGAG CTCATCAGAGACTGCAATAACAATGTCCAGAGAATGCGATGGACAGAGGAACTGATCTATCTAAGTCAGAAGATTGAATTTGAGTGCAAA ATTTTCCCACTGATCTCACAGTCACGATGGTTGGTGAAGAGTGGGGAGCTAACTGCCCTTGAGTCCAGTGTAGCACCTGGACTACGGAGGAAACTGGCTACTCGACCTGTCCACTTGCATCTCTTCAATGACTGCCTGTTGTTATCACGACCTCGAGA GGGTAACCGCTTCCTGGTATTTGATCATGCCCCCTTTTCATCTATTCGGGGGGAGAAGTGTGAAATGAAGCTGCATGGACCACACAAGAACCTCTTCCGCCTCTTTCTCCGTCACAACACACAGGGAAACCAGGCCGAGTTCCTCTTTCGTACAGAGACTCA gagtGAAAAGCTTCGCTGGCTCTCAGCTTTGGCTCCTCCAAGAGAGGAGTTGGACCTCTTGGAATGTCATG ACTCCCAACAGGTTCAGTGTCTACGTTCCTATAAACCTCGAGAGAATGATGAGTTGGCACTGGAGAAAGCAGATGTGGTGATGGTGACTCAGCAGAGCAGTGATG GTTGGCTGGAGGGTATGAGACTGTCAGATGGGGAGAGGGGCTGGTTCCCTTTGTTATATGTGGAGTACATCACCAACACTGATGTTCGAAAGCGGAATCTTTCAGAAGCACGTAGAGTCAAGACTGCCAAACTACAGTTGGTCGGACGCCAAAGATAA